TTCCCTAATACAGTGGttctctattccccccccccccagtccacaGACCTCTTCCAAATTGCTGAGTGTCTTAGCAGGCCGCTTAATGaattttctgccagttgtagcagCTGTAATATGTGGTGCTTGATAACTTGTATTTGcttggcttcttttatttcttgtattccaGTTGTAAGTGCTCTTTACAGATATGCTATGGACTACATGAATGAAGCTTGCTGGccactagtggtccacagaccacacttGGGAACTCCAGCCTTAACATTTATATTTTCCCTGCtagaatgcatttctgtatatcatgtttattaatatatatattttaatacaaACTTTactataagcatttttgtacacattacttggctggggaactgtattgcaaaatttgcaaattttgaaggatggctgagtttctgCATATTGTTTAGCTTGgttcccctttaaatgtgaactgaattgaatgtcttttgcatattgttttggtaagtgcaaattagctaggttcacctttaaaggtgaactgcattgaatttcttttgcatccctactcagaagtccttttgttttcaacgggatttacttccaagtgagGATGCTTGGGATTGCAACCTTAGGCTACAGCGGAATGAAATGTGTGAGAAGGTTCTGGTGCAAACTTTTGAAATTTGAATTGGCTTGCAAAGTTTCTTATTGATATTCTCTTCATTTGGATTCTTCCTTCAACACTCACAATTAGAGATAGTGCTGGATTGGTTAGCTTTTTAAAATAGAGGTATGCCTGCAGCAGTATAAATGTAAGGTCATGCCAGAAACAGTTCATGAGTCTGAGCCCTCACACAGCTTCTAATATAGCCAACTCACTGCACAAATTGTCAGCGTCTTCCCATAGCAtccatgccaggggtggggaacctttggcccctcagatgttgttggactacaattccatcactcttgaccattggccatgctggttggggctgatgggagttgaaattccaacaaaatctggagggccttaTGGGGCCTTATGGGGCGGTACACTGTGCAGATGTACTCCCCAGGCCCCATCTCCAGTGATGCAGATAGGTAACTTTAAACTTGGACTTTATGTGTTTTACAAGAGCCTCCTCTTTAGACAGTGATGTGTATTACttcatttctttaaaatgtggcaagccaatcctgctgcatttgggggacctcttgctcattctgctgacTATGTGGTGCTTCCCTTGCTCTTGACCTGGATACTGCCGATGGGAAtgggaccctgtcagcatataacacctctgctcagggatTTGCACTATTTGCTGGCAAAGTTCAGAGTGTTATTATAGGTATATAAAGACCTTAACCTCTTGGGATCAGTGTAAATGCAGGACCCCCTTACCCTATGTTCCCACTCGACCACTTCTAtatgcagaactggcactgttacaggtgccacctaATACTTGGTCCACACTTTCTTctttttagtgtggcaacacttacactttggaactctctgcctattgtcATCAGGCAGGTGCCTGGGCTGTACTATTTTTGACCCCTGCTGAAAGCAATTCTATttcggcaagcctatccagacatgtagatgaTAATGAGTTTTAATCTTTGTTTTAGTCCCCTGctattttaattggtttttgacagttttattaaacattttgatgtttcttgtaaactggttttcttacaatcaagtggtaaatAAAAGGAAGCACAAAACTTCCTTCCAGTATTGGAACATCAGATGCTGCTGGGAAGCTCACAAAGAAGGAATGAGGAGGAAGGTCGTTGAATGTCTATTTCAGCAGCACCTGATAAACCATATGTATAATGGCCATCCTCCATGTTGATGCATTGCTGTACAAAGAAACTATCGTTTTATCTGTGCCacacttttatttttttgcagatctggataaaacaacaacacctggGTATAATGTCTGAAGAAAACGCCACCACTGTGATCAAGGAGTTTGTATTTGTAGGATTAACAAGCAACCCTACGCTGCAGACCATTCTCTTTTTTGTGTTCCTGGCTATTTATATGACCACCTTGGTTGAAAATCTGGGAATGATTGCCTTAATAAGGGCCAGTCCCCGCCTCCATACCCCAATGTACTTCTTTCTCAGCAGCCTGTCTTTCCTGGATGTATgcttctcttctgtgtttgctccaAAGGCATTAGTGGATTTTCCAGCAGAGAAAAAGTCCATTTCCTTTATTGGGTGTGCAATGCAAATGTACTTTTTTGTAGGTCTAGGGAGTGCAGAGTGCTTTCTCTTGGCTGCAATGGCATATGATCGTTATGTGGCTATCTGTAAACCACTTCTGTATCCCGTCCTCATGTCTCCTAGAGTCTGCTTTCTTTTGGTGGTGGGGTCGTATATTCTTGGGCTTCTACATTCTCTCCTTCATACAATCTTCACCTTCAGACTGTCATTCTGTAGGACTAATGTGATCAACCATTTTTTCTGTGATATCACTGCACTTTTATCAATTTCCTCTTCTGATATCTATATCAATGAACTGCTGATCTTTTACGTAGCTGGTCTTGTAGAAGTAACCACGATACTGAGTGTCGTGGTTTCTTATACCTATATTCTTACCAACATTGTGATGAGGATCGGCTCAGCTGCAGGGAGGCTCAAGGCCTTCTCCACTTGCACCTCACACCTCACTGTCGTTACCATCTTCCACGGGGCCATTCTCATATTACACTTCCGGCCAAACTTGAGCAGTGGATCCTTTGTTCAAGATATAACTGACAAAATACTTTCAGTGTTCTACACAATTATCATTCCATTGCTGAACCCTTTGATTTACAGCCTGAGAAACAAGGAGGTAAAGGGCGCCCTGGGAGGTTTTTGGAGGAAGGTGTGTCACAAAATAATTAGGTCATGAAACTTAGGTCAGGAATTGGATGTGGTGTTATTAAATCTATAAGATTTGAAATGAAAGAAAGATGAATCCATCAGAATACCTCTGGCCTCTATGTACTAATTTGGTGAGGGGAGAGGGTAGTGTTGCAAGTACCCTATTGTCCATTTTATTCCAGGTTGAATGAATGGAACATACTCTGCCATGAATTATACACTATGCATGCTAAAATATGGATTTCTACCACTATATCTACAACTATTCTCTTCTGCATAATTATGATTAATATAATGAGGAATATTGCATGGTTTCCACATGTCCTAAGctagggatgaggaatctgtagTCCATTCAGGTGTGGTTgagctccatctcccatcagctgctTGATCTGGCATGATGGGgcttacagtccaacaacatctgaagggccacaggtgcaGTACTCCTGACCTAGATCTTAAAGCTGTGAGAAGCGATCCTGTTCTGTCAGCTTGGAACAGGAACCTTGTGGTGTTGTTCAGATCTCTTGAGGAGATTCATTTGAAGATTAATTAGTTTCAAAAGTAGCTCTAAGAAAATTAGATGTAAGAAGCTCAAGTTTGGGCCTGGCTTCCAGCCTTGAACCCAAGCATTTTGATCTCTATATAGCTCAGGAAGGGGAATGGCACGGGAGTTGGAAAGATTAAAATAGGTCCTCTTTATTTTTACATCGCAGCTCACACCATCCCATTCCCCCTTCCCGGATATTTAATACAAGCTGTTAAGGTCTTTCAACAAGCaaattcccccttctctctggccCTTCCTTCAgattctcccctgcccccaactCATACATCAGCATCCTCCACATTCTGGAACTCTTGACAGGCTGTTTGGGAGGGTGTGGCTTTAATTTACAAACTTCCTTCTGCATATCTGGAGAGACCCCGTGCatgttggaaccactcccttaaTTTTGGGTGGCTGCATTTTGCTTCCCAGTTGATATCTTCAGCCGCTGAAAGAGGTTTGctcttgttcagggttccagacagtAGTGCTGTTCAGGCCTTGTTGGGAGTGAGGAGTTTCAGGAAAGGGGGGCATCTTGTTTTCTCTCCTCACCCCAGGCTTTCCCCTGTTGTGCTATATTATATAGCTCTAGATACCTGCCAGTCCCCAACCTGAACATTGTATGTCTTTATAGTGGGGGACAGGGCAGCCAAAATAGGGAagtggggagtgggggggggaataggcAAAATGCTTTAGGAATGCTGCTGACCTTGTCTTTTACAAAATAGTAACTTACAAAACAATACAAACCCCCATTGTGCTGGGCTGGGTTTTGGGGAGGGGTTGGATTGGGCAGCGTTGTCCCTCCATCAGTCTTGCCCGTCTCCCACTGACTGCTGACTGCAGTGTGATGCCAGCATCACGCCACTGGCACAGAGCTCCCTCTTCCACCACCAAATGCTCAGGCAGGTGGAAGTGCCAATGGTGGGACTCCCACGAGTGACAGTCAGCTTCTGCCCCAGCCATGATGCACAGCAGGACTGTGGCTGTGGCCTTGCCACTCTGTATACCCCCACCAGGCTagaggagagagagagttagGATTGCTCCTTTAGTCTGTCTAGCGGCTAAATGCAatcttgggggggagggagagaaatctgTTGACTACCAGCCACACATAAAGAATATGAAATAGCCAACCATTTCACTGCACCCAGAAGgcttaagaaggctttccctgaagtgtgacccAGTTATTTCCCCTATATTTTCCAGAGGGtactattcttaaattgctcctttttaaaaaacaagctgccattctttaaaaaaaaatcaaggcggGCATGAAACACAGCTCTAGGATGGGTGGTGTACACTTTTGCCACACTCTCGCTACAGGGCAGAGGGGTaggccaatgtggtaccctccagatgttattagactacaacttccatcagccccatccagcatggccactggtgagggatgatgggagttgtagtccaacaacatttggagagcaccacattggataTCCCTGGTTTCTATGGTAATGCTCTATGATAGCACAGATATGACAAATGTGTAGCATTCATGCAGACTTGTCAGATACTTTTGTACCCCAGGTACACACTGTTCATTGTGTACTTTACACATAAATAGACCTACAGGAATggccttctaggacattgtcacagaTTTTAATttgtacaacatccccaaatttcagccagttaccacttaccattttccttctggaagtgAAAAATCATtgggtccaaaaataccccagaaaTTATGTTGTTACTCAATATATATGGGGAAGGGGCAACCTCAGCAAAAGtctgcctcctctgaataagtgtttggCTCAAGGTGTTTTGGTATTCCCAAGTCCAATTGTGGTGACAACACAGGaaaaaatggtctctgggggaTAAAGTTGCATAATCCtgccattggaaatctcattggggtccaaatatacacTAAGGTCAGCCAGTGTGGTTTTTTAATCCTCTGGATGAAGGCTAGCCTCACCTGCCTACCTCACTTGTTCCTCTTAAGCTCACCAAGGCCACCACCCCCAGCTACCGCACCGCCACCCAGCCCCTCACTGCCTCACCTAGCCCATCTCCCTGCTGCCCCCTCACCTAGCCTGCTCTACAGCCTCATCTTGCCTCACCAAGCTCCCAGCCACCAACTTGCCTAGCCTCACCTAGCTAAGCCCCACCACCACCGCTTTACCCAGTGCCCCCACTGCCTCATCTAACCCCCTTCTGCCTTACCTTACTGAGCCCCCTGCCACCTCACCAAGCCCCCCACCACCTCACCTAGCTTCACTCACCTGCcaaccttcctccctctcccgctTGCTGACCTACCACTGCTCCCACCATGGCTCCACAGCATTTAGAAGGCTGTTGTGACTTCATTGTGTTTGTATTATAGAATTACCTCAGGAACTTAGCTTTAATTGTTAGAGGAGACTTACAGGCTCAATGGCCTCCTATCAGCTGCAGTAGTGGATTTTCTGCTTTGACATCCCTTTCAGTTCTCTGATGCTGTGACTCTCTGACCCTCTttactaggaatgggtgagaaattcaattcagtttccatttaaagccaaacttctcaaatctgcactttccaaaacaatatgagaactgaaacacagccatccttcaacatttgcacttatctgaattttgtgatgcagttttccaactaagTAATGTTTGGGAAAATGCCTgtattggaggaaagtgtgcataaaacgaatatattagtgaacataacaaacaaatatgcattacattaggagaaatttcttgagaaaatgtgtacatcggtgaaaactgcatacaaaacaatgtgtttagtaagagaaattctcactaacatgctggagaactttcatgaggattttaaaaaaaatcacacattgctgcagaaatgaggagaagcgaatttaagattggaaaaataagagactgagagaactgaagctgacagatccttccctccTCTTTACAGACTACTACTGCCCGAGGTATGACAATTGAGCTTGTAGGGTATGGCCTCTGTCGTAGCACCCCGGTTGTGCAATCACTGACATCAGGACACTCAGTTGGACTCCTTTCAGTCCAATTACAGCTCTGTTCAGGTAGCCATTACGTCAGGGCACTCCTTGAAAGAACAGGAAATGGTTCTGGCCGTGTGTAATTATTTCTGTACTGATATATTACTGCCAATTTATAGTATTTGTTTTAGTGTCCAAATTGTTGCACGTGAGCTGCTTTGGGATGACCATTGATTTTGGAAGGTAGCAAACAAGTTGTCATAATAAGAATGATGATGTGATTTTGGTTGCTATGttttaaataaagtttttttAGCCCCTTGAGGACTGATTGGGgatagaaaagtgggatataaacattaaataaaaaatctttatCAGGAGCTATATTGTAGGTAGCTCTTCAATGGCCTGGCCAGGGAAACTGAACTGGGCCAGATGTAACATGGGGCTGTTGGACTCTCAACAAAGGTGGCCACTGCAATCCTTAGGGGAA
This DNA window, taken from Rhineura floridana isolate rRhiFlo1 chromosome 2, rRhiFlo1.hap2, whole genome shotgun sequence, encodes the following:
- the LOC133378230 gene encoding olfactory receptor 5G9-like isoform X1, producing the protein MATDTTGFYPEAAQSLFPTIWIKQQHLGIMSEENATTVIKEFVFVGLTSNPTLQTILFFVFLAIYMTTLVENLGMIALIRASPRLHTPMYFFLSSLSFLDVCFSSVFAPKALVDFPAEKKSISFIGCAMQMYFFVGLGSAECFLLAAMAYDRYVAICKPLLYPVLMSPRVCFLLVVGSYILGLLHSLLHTIFTFRLSFCRTNVINHFFCDITALLSISSSDIYINELLIFYVAGLVEVTTILSVVVSYTYILTNIVMRIGSAAGRLKAFSTCTSHLTVVTIFHGAILILHFRPNLSSGSFVQDITDKILSVFYTIIIPLLNPLIYSLRNKEVKGALGGFWRKVCHKIIRS
- the LOC133378230 gene encoding olfactory receptor 5G9-like isoform X2, whose protein sequence is MSEENATTVIKEFVFVGLTSNPTLQTILFFVFLAIYMTTLVENLGMIALIRASPRLHTPMYFFLSSLSFLDVCFSSVFAPKALVDFPAEKKSISFIGCAMQMYFFVGLGSAECFLLAAMAYDRYVAICKPLLYPVLMSPRVCFLLVVGSYILGLLHSLLHTIFTFRLSFCRTNVINHFFCDITALLSISSSDIYINELLIFYVAGLVEVTTILSVVVSYTYILTNIVMRIGSAAGRLKAFSTCTSHLTVVTIFHGAILILHFRPNLSSGSFVQDITDKILSVFYTIIIPLLNPLIYSLRNKEVKGALGGFWRKVCHKIIRS